In Halobaculum sp. XH14, a single genomic region encodes these proteins:
- a CDS encoding sensor histidine kinase, whose product MSQGRLELHRRAFRETANPTLIADTGFIITDANDALLELTGYEREELVGSTPLMLIDDDGVYEDVIDALSKGEPWVGDFESTTKDGRLVYGKGSAAPLVVDGETRGYVAVFTDMTRHRRYEESLRILNRVLRHNLRNDANVVLGHVERVADAVSDPELTESLETAVDRVEDMLGRARTTRRFGGILTGGDSESLAPVDLATAVGEALEDAPTQEVVVSLSGTAAPVEVLADDMLAPALRAVIENAVEHNDKEVPRIDISVDEREEAVVLSIADNGPGIEPRHHDQVLGRDERTQVQHGEGLSLFFVDRLMEMYGGTVDVGANDPEGTVFDLRFRRPGSREPVQGDADRWNATPDEQAGNGSTAGETTGSAAPTLTGEAGVDEVATDPITEWPSGSRTEDSVPLEASEPGSEDPAVGESTPAVEPASVDAGNASPDASDPTQASNVDEDPRADDPRADDARDADRAAALAAAAAGESVTAERLSGTARRLPDSLRVLGEYEQPHHLLRLRRSGGLRQDGDLLLRGDAAALLTDDSVRVVADGSDGGEWTLPYGSLTGVGHSGDVLVLQAERARIELALPRGDGEPTVVDAAVAFLRRELTR is encoded by the coding sequence ATGTCACAGGGAAGATTGGAACTCCACCGCCGCGCCTTCCGCGAGACGGCGAACCCGACGCTCATCGCGGACACGGGGTTCATCATCACCGACGCCAACGACGCCCTGCTGGAGCTGACGGGCTACGAGCGCGAGGAGCTCGTCGGCTCGACCCCGCTGATGCTCATCGACGACGACGGGGTGTACGAGGACGTCATCGACGCGCTCTCGAAGGGGGAGCCGTGGGTCGGCGACTTCGAGTCGACCACGAAGGACGGCCGACTCGTCTACGGGAAGGGCTCGGCCGCGCCGCTCGTCGTCGACGGCGAGACGCGGGGCTACGTTGCGGTGTTCACCGACATGACGCGCCACCGGCGCTACGAGGAGTCGCTCCGCATCCTCAACCGGGTGCTCCGACACAACCTCCGCAACGACGCGAACGTCGTGCTCGGCCACGTCGAGCGCGTCGCGGACGCCGTCTCGGACCCGGAACTGACCGAGTCGCTCGAAACGGCGGTCGACCGCGTCGAGGACATGCTCGGCCGCGCGCGGACGACGCGGCGCTTCGGCGGCATCCTCACCGGCGGCGACTCGGAGTCGCTCGCGCCCGTCGACCTCGCCACCGCGGTCGGAGAGGCGCTCGAGGACGCGCCGACCCAGGAGGTCGTCGTCTCGCTCTCGGGCACCGCGGCCCCCGTCGAGGTGCTCGCGGACGACATGCTCGCCCCCGCGTTGCGCGCGGTCATCGAGAACGCGGTCGAACACAATGACAAGGAGGTGCCCAGAATCGACATCAGCGTCGACGAGCGCGAGGAGGCGGTCGTCCTCTCGATCGCCGACAACGGTCCGGGCATCGAGCCGCGCCACCACGACCAGGTGCTCGGCCGCGACGAGCGCACCCAGGTCCAGCACGGCGAGGGGCTGAGCCTCTTTTTCGTCGACCGGCTGATGGAGATGTACGGCGGGACGGTCGACGTCGGCGCGAACGACCCCGAGGGGACGGTGTTCGACCTCCGCTTCCGCCGCCCGGGGTCCCGGGAACCGGTGCAGGGCGACGCCGACCGCTGGAACGCCACGCCGGACGAGCAGGCAGGAAACGGGTCCACCGCGGGCGAAACGACCGGCTCCGCCGCCCCGACGCTGACGGGCGAGGCGGGCGTCGACGAGGTGGCGACCGACCCGATCACGGAGTGGCCGTCCGGCTCGCGGACCGAGGACTCGGTCCCCCTCGAGGCGTCGGAACCGGGGTCGGAGGACCCCGCAGTCGGGGAGTCGACACCAGCCGTCGAGCCGGCATCGGTCGACGCCGGAAACGCGTCCCCGGACGCCTCGGACCCGACCCAGGCATCCAACGTGGACGAGGACCCCCGGGCCGACGACCCCCGGGCCGACGACGCCCGCGACGCCGACCGCGCGGCGGCCCTCGCGGCCGCGGCGGCGGGCGAGTCGGTCACGGCCGAGCGCCTGTCGGGAACTGCTCGCCGACTGCCCGACTCGCTCCGGGTCCTCGGTGAGTACGAGCAGCCCCACCACCTCCTGCGGCTCCGCCGGAGCGGCGGGCTCAGGCAGGACGGCGACCTGCTGCTCCGGGGCGACGCGGCGGCGCTTCTCACCGACGACTCGGTCCGGGTCGTCGCCGACGGCTCCGACGGGGGCGAGTGGACCCTGCCGTACGGGTCGCTGACGGGCGTCGGTCACAGCGGGGACGTGCTCGTGCTCCAGGCCGAACGCGCCCGGATCGAACTGGCGCTCCCCCGGGGCGACGGCGAACCGACGGTCGTCGACGCGGCCGTGGCGTTCCTGCGGCGCGAACTGACGCGCTGA
- a CDS encoding DsrE family protein, which yields MQTVFHLITGDPGGQDTTLTLAENLADDEDVEMDDVVVLAQADGITPLTADGSHEDRVRSLQEKGIAFVACGNTLELRDLTREDLVDGVDVVDSGVTELTLLQSEGYAYIRP from the coding sequence ATGCAAACCGTCTTTCACCTCATCACCGGCGACCCCGGGGGGCAGGACACGACGCTCACGCTGGCCGAGAACCTCGCCGACGACGAGGACGTCGAGATGGACGACGTCGTCGTGCTGGCACAGGCCGACGGCATCACGCCGCTCACGGCCGACGGGTCACACGAGGACCGCGTGCGGTCGCTCCAAGAGAAAGGCATCGCATTCGTCGCCTGCGGGAACACGCTCGAACTGCGGGACCTGACCCGCGAGGACCTCGTGGACGGCGTCGACGTCGTCGACTCGGGCGTCACGGAACTCACGCTGCTCCAGAGCGAGGGGTACGCCTACATCAGGCCTTAG
- a CDS encoding dihydrolipoyl dehydrogenase family protein translates to MTDFDLVVLGGGTGNLVAAAGADAGLDVAIVERDGLGGTCLNRGCNPSKKLIHHANVVETVRGADAFGVDATLHDVAFEEIVEQVTDVITEEAESKAAEARANEHVTFFRTTGRFVDERTVELDAGGAGGGSDGGSGADGDDGGDGPGGRRITGETVVLAGGSRPLVPDSIDGTDDVAFLTSDEALRLGSLPERLVIVGGGYIAVELAHFFGQMGSEVVVVGHGDVLVDREDRDIAERLTEVYADRHDLYLGHSATALAEADGEVVVAAESDEGEALTVRGDEVLLATGRRPNSDAWNVDAAGIETDETGFVETNEYLETSVDGVWAIGDIAGNYMFKHSGDTEAEYVVENAIRGNRRAVEYPGMAHAVFGSPEVGSLGRTESELEEAGREYDVGEFTYDETALGVALESDAGYAKALVGPDAEVLGFHVVGPHASMLVHEVSTAVAAGGDAERIAETIHVHPALSEVVQGAFRDVYDVAPSGI, encoded by the coding sequence ATGACCGACTTCGACCTCGTCGTGCTCGGCGGCGGCACCGGAAACCTCGTCGCCGCGGCCGGGGCGGACGCCGGCCTCGACGTCGCCATCGTCGAACGGGACGGGCTGGGCGGGACCTGTCTCAACCGGGGCTGTAACCCATCGAAGAAGCTCATCCACCACGCGAACGTCGTGGAGACGGTCCGCGGGGCCGACGCGTTCGGCGTCGACGCGACGCTACACGACGTCGCGTTCGAGGAGATCGTCGAGCAGGTGACCGACGTCATCACCGAGGAGGCCGAGTCGAAGGCCGCGGAGGCGCGGGCGAACGAGCACGTCACGTTCTTCCGGACGACCGGCCGGTTCGTGGACGAGCGGACCGTCGAACTCGACGCCGGCGGCGCTGGGGGTGGGTCCGACGGTGGAAGTGGAGCCGACGGCGACGACGGCGGTGACGGGCCCGGCGGGCGACGGATCACCGGCGAGACGGTCGTGCTCGCGGGCGGGTCGCGGCCGCTGGTCCCCGACTCCATCGACGGGACGGACGACGTGGCGTTCCTGACGAGCGACGAGGCGCTCAGGCTGGGGTCGCTCCCGGAGCGCCTCGTCATCGTCGGCGGCGGCTACATCGCCGTCGAACTGGCCCACTTCTTCGGCCAGATGGGGTCGGAGGTGGTCGTCGTCGGCCACGGCGACGTGCTGGTGGACCGCGAGGACCGCGACATCGCCGAGCGCCTGACCGAGGTGTACGCGGACCGGCACGACCTCTACCTCGGGCACAGTGCGACCGCGCTCGCGGAGGCGGACGGCGAGGTCGTCGTGGCCGCCGAATCCGACGAGGGCGAGGCGCTGACGGTCCGGGGCGACGAGGTGCTCCTGGCGACCGGCCGGCGGCCGAACTCCGACGCCTGGAACGTCGACGCCGCGGGCATCGAGACGGACGAGACGGGGTTCGTGGAGACGAACGAGTACCTCGAAACGTCGGTCGACGGCGTCTGGGCCATCGGCGACATCGCGGGCAACTACATGTTCAAGCACTCGGGCGACACGGAGGCCGAGTACGTCGTCGAGAACGCGATCCGCGGGAACCGTCGAGCCGTCGAGTACCCCGGGATGGCCCACGCCGTCTTCGGCTCCCCGGAGGTCGGGAGCCTCGGGCGGACCGAATCGGAACTCGAGGAAGCCGGCCGCGAGTACGACGTCGGCGAGTTCACCTACGACGAGACGGCGCTGGGCGTCGCGCTGGAGTCGGACGCCGGCTACGCGAAGGCGCTCGTGGGGCCCGACGCCGAGGTGCTGGGCTTTCACGTCGTCGGCCCGCACGCCTCGATGCTCGTCCACGAGGTGAGCACCGCGGTCGCGGCCGGCGGCGACGCCGAGCGAATCGCCGAGACCATCCACGTCCACCCGGCGCTCTCGGAGGTCGTGCAGGGCGCGTTCCGTGACGTGTACGACGTCGCCCCCTCGGGAATCTGA
- a CDS encoding DUF7529 family protein, whose protein sequence is MAGSHPLSGVEDRWDAVREDMEATAAEYRDAGWEALELHPGDVTALPTASARVESDRMGLDVLLPGDEFRELEELVEDAAFDEYDAYRGEEADVVFLVVAMKAPDEGLVVVFPLYYARREANEMLKRVAARGEMRTFLRPLDDSQRVVFSQEEPDNLLPGGFDDEEREETGGDDGPSADEE, encoded by the coding sequence ATGGCCGGTAGTCACCCGCTCTCTGGCGTCGAGGATCGCTGGGACGCGGTCAGGGAAGACATGGAGGCGACCGCAGCCGAGTACCGCGACGCCGGCTGGGAGGCGCTGGAGCTCCACCCGGGCGACGTGACGGCGCTCCCGACCGCCTCGGCGCGGGTCGAGTCGGATCGCATGGGGCTCGACGTGCTGCTCCCCGGCGACGAGTTCCGGGAGCTGGAGGAGCTAGTCGAGGACGCGGCGTTCGACGAGTACGACGCCTACCGCGGGGAGGAGGCCGACGTCGTCTTTCTCGTGGTCGCGATGAAGGCGCCCGACGAGGGGCTCGTCGTCGTGTTTCCGCTGTACTACGCGCGCCGCGAGGCGAACGAGATGCTGAAACGCGTCGCCGCACGCGGCGAGATGCGGACGTTCCTCCGGCCGCTCGACGACTCCCAGCGCGTCGTCTTCTCCCAGGAGGAGCCGGACAACCTCCTGCCCGGCGGGTTCGACGACGAGGAACGCGAGGAGACGGGCGGCGACGACGGACCGTCCGCCGACGAGGAGTAG
- a CDS encoding aconitate hydratase: MGQTITEQILDDHLVEGELTPGEEIGIEIDQVLTQDTTGTMVWLQFEALDLDEVQTELAAQYCDHQTYQFDFKNTDDHRFLRSAAGTFGAYFSRPGNGICHQVHKENFAAPGKTLLGSDSHTPTPGGLGQLAIGAGGIDIAVAMGGGPYYVEMPEVVNVELTGELPEWATAKDVALHLLGELTVKGGVGKVLEYTGEGAESLTIPERTTITNLGTELGATSSIFATDEKTEEWLALQDREEEYVDLAPDEDAEYAETIEVDLSSLEPLIATPSMPDNVVPVSEVAGTDVEQVIIGSCTNGAYEDILPGAKMLKGREVAKKTEMIIAPGSKQASEMLAREGWTAELMAAGVNFSEATCGACIGIGHVPASDSVSLRTFNRNFEGRSGIEDDAVYLCSPEVATAAAIAGEIVDPRDLADELGDLEAPGFEMGDAYGPGMGESDPDIIGPDEAVDDDLIKGPNIGDVPLKDELASDIEGEALLKMVDNITTDHIIPATADILKFRSNIERLSEFTLSRVDDTFAQRARDADGGFLVAGENYGQGSSREHAALCPMYLGVEAVLAQSFARIHKANLFNFGLAPLSIDQDTYERIEQGDDIEIVDDVGEGVRSGQEEFTVRVNDDWEATATLDASERERDILAAGGKLSWTKAQHDTGSSGAAPADD; encoded by the coding sequence ATGGGACAGACGATTACCGAGCAGATCCTCGATGACCATCTCGTCGAGGGCGAGCTGACGCCCGGCGAGGAGATCGGCATCGAGATCGATCAGGTGCTCACCCAGGACACGACCGGGACGATGGTCTGGCTCCAGTTCGAGGCGCTGGACCTCGACGAGGTCCAGACTGAGCTGGCCGCACAGTACTGCGACCACCAGACGTACCAGTTCGACTTCAAGAACACCGACGACCACCGCTTCCTCCGTTCGGCCGCGGGCACGTTCGGCGCGTACTTCTCCCGCCCCGGCAACGGCATCTGCCACCAGGTCCACAAGGAGAACTTCGCGGCGCCGGGCAAGACCCTGCTCGGCTCCGACTCGCACACGCCGACGCCCGGCGGGCTCGGCCAGCTCGCCATCGGCGCCGGCGGCATCGACATCGCCGTGGCGATGGGCGGCGGGCCCTACTACGTCGAGATGCCCGAGGTCGTCAACGTCGAACTCACCGGCGAACTCCCCGAGTGGGCGACCGCGAAGGACGTCGCGCTCCACCTGCTGGGCGAGCTGACCGTCAAGGGCGGCGTCGGCAAGGTGCTCGAGTACACCGGCGAGGGCGCGGAGTCGCTCACCATCCCCGAGCGCACGACCATCACGAACCTCGGCACGGAGCTCGGCGCGACCTCCTCCATCTTCGCCACCGACGAGAAGACGGAGGAGTGGCTCGCGCTCCAGGACCGCGAGGAGGAGTACGTCGACCTCGCGCCCGACGAGGACGCCGAGTACGCAGAGACCATCGAGGTCGACCTCTCCTCGCTGGAGCCGCTCATCGCGACGCCGTCGATGCCCGACAACGTCGTGCCCGTGAGCGAGGTCGCCGGCACCGACGTCGAGCAGGTCATCATCGGCTCCTGTACGAACGGCGCCTACGAGGACATCCTCCCCGGCGCGAAGATGCTGAAGGGCCGCGAGGTCGCCAAGAAGACCGAGATGATCATCGCGCCCGGCTCGAAGCAGGCCTCCGAGATGCTCGCCCGCGAGGGCTGGACGGCCGAGCTGATGGCCGCCGGCGTCAACTTCTCCGAGGCGACCTGTGGCGCCTGCATCGGCATCGGTCACGTCCCCGCCTCCGACTCCGTCTCGCTGCGCACGTTCAACCGGAACTTCGAGGGCCGCTCGGGCATCGAGGACGACGCGGTCTACCTCTGCTCGCCCGAGGTCGCCACCGCGGCGGCCATCGCCGGCGAGATCGTCGACCCGCGCGACCTCGCCGACGAGCTCGGCGACCTCGAGGCGCCCGGCTTCGAGATGGGCGACGCCTACGGCCCGGGCATGGGCGAGTCCGACCCGGACATCATCGGGCCGGACGAGGCGGTCGACGACGACCTCATCAAGGGGCCGAACATCGGCGACGTGCCCCTGAAGGACGAGCTCGCCTCCGACATCGAGGGCGAGGCGCTCCTGAAGATGGTCGACAACATCACGACCGACCACATCATCCCGGCGACCGCGGACATCCTCAAGTTCCGCTCGAACATCGAACGCCTCTCGGAGTTCACGCTCTCGCGCGTCGACGACACGTTCGCCCAGCGCGCCCGTGACGCCGACGGCGGCTTCCTCGTCGCCGGCGAGAACTACGGCCAGGGCTCCTCGCGCGAACACGCGGCACTGTGCCCGATGTACCTCGGCGTCGAGGCGGTGCTCGCCCAGTCGTTCGCCCGCATCCACAAGGCGAACCTGTTCAACTTCGGACTCGCCCCGCTCAGCATCGACCAGGACACCTACGAGCGCATCGAACAGGGCGACGACATCGAGATCGTCGACGACGTCGGCGAGGGCGTCCGCTCGGGCCAGGAGGAGTTCACGGTCCGCGTGAACGACGACTGGGAGGCGACCGCCACGCTCGACGCCTCCGAACGCGAACGCGACATCCTCGCGGCCGGCGGCAAGCTGTCCTGGACGAAGGCACAGCACGACACGGGATCGAGCGGCGCGGCCCCCGCGGACGACTAG
- a CDS encoding dihydroorotase: MLFQQATLADGRVRDVRVADGEIAEVADGGALDPENGGSVVDAGRFHLLPGAIDVHVHFREPGFSHKEDWTTGSRSAAAGGVTTVVDQPNTDPPTTSGASFDRKADLAADSLVDYGLNGGVTADWDPDSLFDRPLFALGEVFLADSTGDMGIEADLFADAVARAAAHDVTVTVHAEDADLFDESVKARDDPDAWSAFRTPEAEAAAVERALDVGADSEADVHIAHTSTPEGVDAASDAGATCEVTPHHLFLSRDDLPELGTFGRMNPPLRDESCREALVERVRDGTVDVVATDHAPHTRAEKDASVWDAPSGVPGVETMLPLLLNEVREGRLGLERVRDLTAANPAQIFDLPRKGRIEGGRDADLVLVDLDDARRIRGEDLHSNCGWTPFEGFTGVFPSLTLVRGTVVYDGRDARGGGGEVDGRDEVDERGEEAFGDAVGRNVRR, from the coding sequence ATGCTGTTTCAGCAGGCCACGCTCGCGGACGGCCGGGTCCGGGACGTTCGCGTCGCCGATGGGGAGATCGCCGAGGTCGCTGACGGCGGGGCGCTCGACCCGGAGAACGGCGGGTCGGTCGTCGACGCCGGACGGTTCCACCTCCTTCCGGGCGCCATCGACGTCCACGTCCACTTCCGGGAGCCCGGCTTTTCACACAAGGAGGACTGGACGACCGGGTCGCGCTCGGCGGCGGCGGGCGGGGTGACGACCGTCGTCGACCAGCCGAACACCGACCCGCCGACCACCTCCGGCGCTTCGTTCGACCGGAAGGCCGACCTCGCGGCCGACTCCCTGGTCGACTACGGGCTCAACGGCGGCGTCACGGCCGACTGGGACCCCGACTCGCTGTTCGACCGGCCGCTGTTCGCGCTCGGTGAGGTGTTCCTCGCGGACTCGACGGGCGACATGGGCATCGAGGCGGACCTGTTCGCCGACGCCGTCGCGCGGGCGGCAGCACACGACGTGACCGTGACCGTCCACGCGGAGGACGCCGACCTGTTCGACGAGAGTGTGAAAGCCCGCGACGATCCCGACGCCTGGAGCGCCTTCCGGACTCCGGAGGCCGAGGCCGCCGCCGTCGAACGCGCCCTTGACGTTGGAGCGGACTCGGAGGCCGACGTCCACATCGCGCACACCTCGACGCCGGAGGGGGTCGACGCGGCGAGCGACGCGGGCGCGACCTGCGAGGTGACGCCCCACCACCTGTTCCTCTCGCGCGATGACCTCCCGGAACTGGGCACGTTCGGGCGGATGAACCCGCCGTTGCGTGACGAGTCGTGCCGGGAGGCACTCGTCGAGCGCGTCCGCGACGGCACGGTCGACGTCGTCGCCACCGACCACGCCCCCCACACCCGCGCAGAGAAGGACGCGAGCGTCTGGGACGCGCCGTCGGGCGTGCCGGGCGTCGAGACGATGCTGCCGCTCCTGCTGAACGAGGTCCGCGAGGGCCGCCTGGGGCTCGAGCGCGTCCGCGACCTGACCGCGGCGAACCCAGCCCAGATCTTCGACCTCCCGCGGAAAGGCCGGATCGAGGGGGGCCGGGACGCCGACCTCGTGCTGGTCGATCTGGACGACGCCCGGCGGATCCGCGGCGAGGACCTCCACTCGAACTGCGGCTGGACGCCGTTCGAGGGGTTCACGGGAGTGTTCCCGTCGCTGACGCTGGTTCGCGGGACCGTGGTGTACGACGGTCGGGACGCTCGTGGGGGAGGCGGCGAGGTGGACGGACGCGACGAGGTGGACGAGCGCGGCGAGGAAGCGTTCGGTGACGCCGTGGGTCGGAACGTCCGCCGCTGA
- a CDS encoding deoxyuridine 5'-triphosphate nucleotidohydrolase gives MFESGAFVAARLEPVTGEQVQPNGVDLTLDGVHAQTAPGRVSTDGKRVGERKELAPEDGCYRLDRGGYVVEYGERIAVPEDHVGFVYPRSTLLRNSCMLNTAVWDAGYEGRGEGLLQVHHPIELEPGARIAQFVLAEADHDGEYDGDYQGERL, from the coding sequence ATGTTCGAATCCGGCGCGTTCGTCGCCGCCCGGCTGGAGCCCGTCACCGGCGAACAGGTGCAGCCGAACGGCGTCGACCTCACCCTCGATGGCGTCCACGCCCAGACCGCTCCCGGCCGAGTCTCCACCGACGGGAAGCGCGTGGGCGAGCGGAAGGAACTCGCCCCGGAGGACGGCTGCTACCGGCTCGACCGTGGCGGCTACGTCGTCGAGTACGGCGAGCGCATCGCCGTTCCCGAGGATCACGTCGGCTTCGTCTACCCGCGCTCGACGCTGCTGCGCAACTCCTGCATGCTGAACACCGCCGTCTGGGACGCCGGGTACGAGGGCCGCGGCGAGGGCCTCCTGCAGGTCCACCATCCGATCGAACTCGAACCGGGCGCTCGCATCGCCCAGTTCGTGCTCGCCGAGGCCGACCACGACGGCGAGTACGACGGCGACTACCAGGGCGAACGGCTCTGA